DNA from Stenotrophomonas acidaminiphila:
GGGCTGGCCTGGAAGGGACGCGTTTGACTGCGTTCTGGACGGGTTGCTACAATCGTCTGTCTCGGCAGGCCTGAATTTCGGGCCTGCTTTCCATTTTCCGCATCTGGCCGTTTTTGCGGCCCCAATCAGAAGAACCTACTGATGGCGACGATCAACCAGCTGGTCCGCAAGCCGCGGCAAGCGACCACCTACAAGAGTGCCTCGCCGGCGCTCGACAAGTGCCCGCAGCGCCGTGGCGTCTGCACCCGTGTCTACACCACCACCCGAAGAAGCCGAACTCGGCTCTGCGCAAGGTTGCCAAGGTCCGCCTGACCAACCAGGAAGAGGTCATTTCCTACATCGGTGGTGAAGGCCACAACCTGCAGGAGCACTCCGTGGTCCTGATCCGCGGCGGTCGCGTCAAGGACCTGCCGGGTGTGCGTTACCACACCGTTCGCGGCTCGCTCGACGCCGCCGGCGTCGCCAAGCGTCGCCAGGCCCGTTCCAAGTACGGCGCCAAGCGTCCGAAGGCCTAAGGAGAGAGCACTATGTCGCGTAAGGGTAATACTCCGCAGCGTTCCGTCCTGCCCGATCCGAAGCACGGAAGCGAAACCATCGCCCGCTTCATCAACATGGTCATGCAGAGCGGCAAGAAGTCGGTCGCCGAGAAGATCGTGTACGGCGCCATGGACGTGATCGGCGAAAAGAATCCGAATGCCATCGAGCTGGTGCAGAAGGCGCTGGACAACGTGGCCCCGGCCGTCGAAGTGAAGTCCCGCCGTGTCGGCGGCGCCACCTACCAGGTGCCGGTCGAAGTGCGCGCCTCGCGCAAGATGGCGCTGGCCATGCGCTGGCTGATCGAGTCGGCCCGCAAGCGCGGTGAGAACTCGATGCCGCGCAAGCTGGCCGCCGAGCTGCTGGACGCCTCGGAAAACCGTGGCGGCGCCATCAAGAAGCGTGAAGAAACCCACCGCATGGCGGAAGCGAACAAGGCGTTCGCGCACTACCGCTGGTGAGTTTGAAGGCCTTGTGAACACAGGCCGGTGACACCATCTGGGTGTCACCTCGCGGTGACAGAATCGCCGCGTCAACCCGAAGGCCGCCGAAAGGCGGCGTTCGGCCATTCCGAAATCCGAAAAATCTGAGAGGCTCCCCGTGGCCCGCACCACTCCCATCGAGCGTTACCGCAACTTCGGCATCATGGCCCACATCGATGCCGGCAAGACCACCACGTCCGAGCGCATCCTGTTCTACACCGGCAAGAGCCACAAGCTGGGTGAGGTGCACGATGGCGCCGCCACCATGGACTGGATGGAGCAGGAGCAGGAGCGTGGCATCACGATCCAGTCCGCTGCCACCACCGCGTTCTGGAAGGGCATGGACAAGTCCATGCCGGAGCACCGCTTCAACATCATCGATACCCCGGGCACGTCGACTTCACCATCGAAGTCGAGCGTTCGCTGCGCGTGCTCGACGGCGCGGTGTTCGTGCTGTGCGCCGTCGGTGGCGTGCAGCCGCAGTCCGAGACCGTGTGGCGCCAGGCCAACAAGTACCACGTGCCGCGCATCGCGTTCGTCAACAAGATGGACCGCACCGGCGCCAACTTCTTCAAGGTCCGTGACCAGCTGAAGGCCCGCCTGGGCGCCGTGCCGGTGCCGATGCAGATCCCGGTGGGTGCCGAGGACAACTTCCAGGGCGTGGTCGACCTGGTGAAGATGAAGGCCATCGCGTGGGACGAGAAGTCCCAGGGCATGAGCTTCGAGTACCGCGACATCCCGGCTGAGCTGCAGGCCCAGGCCGAGGAAGCGCGCGCGTTCATGGTCGAGTCGGCCGCCGAAGCCAGCGAAGAGCTGATGGAGAAGTACCTGGGCGGCGAGGAGCTGACCGAGGACGAGATCTACAACGCCCTGCGTATCCGTACGCTGGCGACCGAGATCGTGCCGATGTTCTGCGGCTCGGCGTTCAAGAACAAGGGCGTGCAGGCCATGCTCGACGGCGTCATCAAGCTGCTGCCGTCGCCGGTCGACGTGCCGGCGGTCAAGGGCACCGACATCGACGACGAGAGCAAGGAAATGTCGCGCGAATCCAGCGACAAGGCCCCGTTCTCGGCGCTGGCGTTCAAGATCATGACCGACCCGTTCGTGGGTTCGCTGACCTTCTTCCGCGTCTACTCGGGCGTGCTGAACGCCGGCGACCAGGTGCTGAACTCGGTGCGCAACAAGAAGGAGCGCATCGGCCGCGTGCTGCAGATGCACTCCAACAACCGCGAAGAGATCAAGGAAGTGCTGGCCGGCGACATCGCCGCGGCGGTGGGCCTGAAGGACGTCACCACCGGTGACACCCTGTGCGCCATCGACGCCCCGATCGTCCTGGAGCGCATGGCGTTCCCGGAGCCGGTGATCTCCATGGCGGTCGAGCCGAAGACCAAGTCCGACCAGGAAAAGATGGGCATGGCCCTGGGCCGTCTGGCGCAGGAAGACCCGTCGTTCCGCGTCAAGACCGACGAAGAGTCGGGCCAGACGATCATCTCGGGCATGGGCGAGCTGCACCTGGACATCATCGTCGACCGCCTGAAGCGCGAGTTCAACGTCGAAGCCAACGTCGGCAAGCCGCAGGTCGCGTACCGCGAGACCATCCAGGCCGCGGACGTGAAGTCGGACTACAAGCACGCCAAGCAGTCCGGTGGTAAGGGCCAGTACGGTCACGTCGTGATCGAAATGTCCCCGATCACCGCCGCCGACCGCGAGAAGCACGGCGCCGACATCAAGGACGACTTCCTGTTCCTGAACGAGATCACCGGTGGCGTGATTCCGAAGGAATTCATCCCGTCGGTCGAGAAGGGCCTGCGCGAGACCATCACCAGCGGCCCGCTGGCCGGCTTCCCGGTGGTGGACGTGAAGGTCAAGCTGGTGTTCGGTTCGTACCACGACGTCGACTCCTCGGAAATGGCGTTCAAGCTGGCCGCCTCGATGGCGTTCAAGCAGGGCTTCGCCAAGGCCAAGCCGGTGCTGCTGGAGCCGATCATGAAGGTCGAGATCGTGACCCCGGAGGACTACCAGGGCGACGTGATGGGCGACGTGAGCCGTCGCCGCGGCGTGCTGCAGGGTTCGGACACCAGCGTTTCGGGCGTTGTCATCAATGCGATGATCCCGCTGGGCGAAATGTTCGGTTACGCCACCCAGCTGCGTTCGATGACCCAGGGTCGCGCCACGTTCTCGATGGAGTTCGACCACTACGAGCCGGCGCCGAACAACATCGCCGAAACCGTCATCAAGAAGGCCTGAGCCCGCGGGGCTCAGGTTCTCCACACAACTTTCAGCTAATCAAGGAATATCAAAATGTCCAAGGGTAAGTTCGAGCGTACCAAGCCGCACGTCAACGTCGGCACCATCGGCCACGTCGACCATGGCAAGACCACGCTGACCGCCGCGCTGACCAAGATCGGTGCCGAGCGTTTCGGTGGCGAGTTCAAGGACTACTC
Protein-coding regions in this window:
- a CDS encoding 30S ribosomal protein S7; this encodes MSRKGNTPQRSVLPDPKHGSETIARFINMVMQSGKKSVAEKIVYGAMDVIGEKNPNAIELVQKALDNVAPAVEVKSRRVGGATYQVPVEVRASRKMALAMRWLIESARKRGENSMPRKLAAELLDASENRGGAIKKREETHRMAEANKAFAHYRW